One window of the Granulicella arctica genome contains the following:
- a CDS encoding toll/interleukin-1 receptor domain-containing protein translates to MSFDNDLFISYAHIDNAPLAAMQEGWVTRFHLSLTSLLSMRLGKQARIWRDQKLSGTDAFESRIVSQFPRSALLLSIVSPRYVESAWCVREVTEFCKIAATQPYGLTIDNSCRVVKVVKTPPITEEQLPAVMQTVLGHEFYQIKENSPVELDPFFGSELGEKYLLRVSKLAWELSLVLKQLDNVMPDGTMIGERKEHKGVKTMPTVYLAECSYDQKDLREQIDAELKSYGYRVLPQCPLARDETTFCAQVQELLGQCQLSIHLIGSNYGAVPDGPSQKSIVVLQNEIATLLSHERNLPRILRLAEDTVSRQPDQGAFIEMVKTDPETQFGADVITSQSPEELKGAIHAALEKFRTPSVEELPPSASTDRRLVYLICTVQDRRSTVPIRQRLNALGYEVELPVFQGSAEEVREANQSLLQQSVGIIVFYGLGSEAWKLSVKNELRRFQGVSSKKTKSPVYTYLAAPETEAKHDLIDMGEPFLLDAMQGDSAQILSPFTQVLEQDSR, encoded by the coding sequence ATGAGCTTCGACAACGATCTGTTCATCAGTTATGCGCATATTGATAATGCTCCCTTGGCTGCCATGCAGGAGGGATGGGTGACTCGATTCCACCTTTCACTTACCTCTCTCTTGAGCATGCGGCTTGGCAAGCAGGCACGTATCTGGCGGGATCAGAAGCTGAGCGGCACCGACGCCTTTGAGAGCAGGATCGTTTCGCAATTTCCCAGGAGCGCTCTTCTGCTTTCCATCGTCAGCCCCCGGTACGTCGAGTCCGCGTGGTGCGTACGTGAAGTGACCGAGTTCTGCAAGATCGCAGCGACCCAGCCGTACGGCCTTACGATCGATAATAGTTGCCGTGTCGTCAAGGTCGTCAAGACGCCTCCCATCACCGAGGAGCAGCTCCCGGCAGTCATGCAGACCGTTCTTGGACATGAGTTCTATCAGATCAAGGAAAATAGTCCGGTCGAACTGGATCCATTCTTTGGCTCGGAGTTAGGAGAGAAGTATCTCCTTCGCGTCAGCAAGCTTGCATGGGAGCTGTCGCTAGTTCTCAAGCAACTAGACAATGTAATGCCAGACGGAACGATGATCGGCGAACGCAAGGAACACAAAGGTGTCAAGACCATGCCGACCGTCTATTTGGCGGAGTGCAGTTACGATCAGAAGGATCTGCGAGAGCAGATTGACGCGGAGCTGAAGAGCTATGGCTACAGGGTCCTGCCTCAGTGCCCATTGGCCCGCGACGAGACTACGTTCTGCGCACAGGTCCAGGAGCTTCTGGGGCAGTGCCAGCTATCAATTCATCTCATCGGCTCCAATTACGGAGCGGTGCCGGATGGTCCAAGTCAGAAGTCGATTGTCGTGTTACAGAATGAAATAGCCACCCTGCTCAGCCACGAGCGCAACCTGCCCCGCATACTGCGCCTGGCAGAGGACACGGTCTCCAGGCAGCCCGATCAGGGCGCCTTCATCGAGATGGTGAAGACCGACCCTGAGACCCAGTTCGGCGCCGACGTTATCACCTCCCAGAGCCCGGAAGAGCTCAAGGGAGCTATCCACGCGGCGCTCGAGAAGTTCCGAACTCCGAGCGTCGAGGAGCTTCCACCAAGCGCTTCCACCGATCGTCGCCTCGTCTACCTGATCTGCACGGTACAGGACAGAAGGAGTACCGTGCCCATCCGTCAGCGACTCAACGCACTTGGGTATGAGGTGGAGTTACCCGTCTTCCAAGGTAGTGCGGAGGAGGTCCGAGAGGCAAACCAGAGTCTCCTGCAGCAGAGCGTAGGCATCATCGTCTTTTACGGCTTAGGGAGCGAGGCCTGGAAGCTCTCGGTCAAGAATGAGCTGAGAAGGTTTCAGGGCGTCTCAAGCAAAAAGACGAAATCCCCCGTGTATACCTACCTTGCGGCGCCCGAGACAGAGGCCAAGCACGACCTGATCGACATGGGTGAACCCTTTCTGCTCGATGCTATGCAGGGTGACTCCGCCCAGATTCTCTCGCCATTCACCCAGGTGCTGGAGCAGGACTCCAGGTGA
- a CDS encoding nSTAND1 domain-containing NTPase, translating to MTNGILENPFPGLRPFRDEEEYLFFGRESQVDRMVDKLAATRFLAVVGTSGSGKSSLVSCGLKPALNRGLMASAGTRWQIIQFRPGAKPVHSLAEAWDASIKSTSDLHPEGPSFLQIIEATLQMSSLGLTHLVDFARFPEGTNVLLIVDQFEEIFRYGAASKGSGNTYGVTKEAAALVKLLLEAAALREFPIYIVLTMRSDFLGECSQFDGLPEAINAGQYLIPRMTREERRAAIAGPIEVSGGEISPVLLTRLVNDVGDNPDQLSLLQHAINRTWINWQATTNAQGLISLEHYEAIGTMMHALDLHAEEAYASLKSAEEKEICGRIFKALTDTGTDARGIRRPMSLASLYNVLGSNDFVMPVLELMRGPNCSFLMPPISHKLHPDTMIDISHEILMRVWDRLKVWASEEAESANMYRRLVESAMLHKSGREALWRDPGLEVALEWQTRQKPNIHWAALYRDGYNMGLAFLAASREERDQQRFNQELERKWGRISQGLTMAAWAAFMFSSFKFLNALVLHRDVVGTFLDPADSAVTLTILTKIMKSITSLFRGDEFRTALSLAAGGIFGIALLCLLGYLCVNFVTRRVFLRFAAKQPVVSIVKTSPFITAAPPPPLASTALGGSGTVVENLRYAGFWQRVFAALLDGALLSFFSFIVVLVISVAWEFIATPPLKNEDTLGGLFFCFLFLLGWLYPAIARSGPARGTIADLLFGIAILKRNGRRAGFGTFTGRCFGSLITFFTFFIQPFTPQKRALADMIAGTIVVRRRQRYVDQFIENSGRVSAR from the coding sequence GTGACCAACGGTATTCTCGAGAATCCGTTTCCAGGGTTGAGGCCCTTCCGCGATGAGGAGGAATATCTCTTCTTCGGACGCGAGAGCCAGGTCGACCGCATGGTCGATAAGCTGGCCGCAACCCGCTTCCTTGCGGTCGTTGGAACCTCCGGCAGCGGCAAGTCGTCCCTTGTCAGTTGCGGTCTCAAGCCAGCCCTGAATCGCGGTCTCATGGCCAGCGCCGGAACGAGATGGCAGATCATTCAGTTCCGTCCCGGCGCCAAGCCCGTCCATTCACTTGCCGAGGCATGGGACGCGAGCATCAAGTCCACTTCGGATCTGCACCCTGAAGGACCCTCATTTCTCCAGATAATCGAGGCCACCCTCCAGATGAGCAGTCTCGGTCTCACCCATCTGGTCGACTTTGCGCGCTTTCCCGAGGGCACCAATGTTCTGCTCATCGTGGACCAGTTTGAAGAGATTTTCCGCTACGGTGCGGCATCGAAGGGCTCGGGAAATACCTACGGGGTCACCAAAGAGGCCGCCGCGCTCGTCAAGCTTCTGCTTGAGGCAGCCGCCCTCCGGGAGTTCCCCATCTACATCGTCCTCACCATGCGCTCGGACTTCCTCGGCGAATGCTCCCAGTTTGACGGTCTGCCGGAGGCCATCAATGCCGGCCAGTATCTCATCCCCAGAATGACTAGAGAGGAGCGCCGAGCGGCGATCGCCGGACCCATCGAAGTCTCCGGCGGTGAGATCAGCCCGGTCCTCCTCACGCGTCTTGTCAACGATGTCGGGGACAACCCCGATCAACTCTCACTCTTGCAGCACGCCATCAACCGGACGTGGATCAACTGGCAGGCTACGACAAATGCACAGGGCCTGATCTCGCTTGAGCACTATGAAGCGATCGGCACCATGATGCATGCGCTCGACCTCCATGCCGAGGAGGCGTACGCCTCTTTAAAATCCGCCGAAGAGAAAGAGATCTGCGGGCGCATCTTCAAAGCGCTGACCGATACCGGCACGGACGCCCGCGGCATTCGCCGCCCCATGTCGCTCGCTTCCCTGTACAACGTCCTCGGCTCGAACGATTTCGTCATGCCGGTGCTCGAGTTGATGCGCGGTCCGAACTGCTCTTTCCTCATGCCGCCTATCTCTCACAAGCTCCATCCGGATACCATGATTGACATATCCCACGAGATATTGATGCGCGTCTGGGACCGGCTCAAGGTCTGGGCTTCTGAAGAGGCCGAGTCTGCCAATATGTATCGCAGGCTAGTGGAATCCGCGATGCTCCATAAAAGCGGTCGGGAGGCTCTCTGGCGCGACCCCGGCCTGGAGGTGGCGCTGGAATGGCAGACCCGCCAAAAGCCGAATATCCACTGGGCTGCTCTGTACCGCGATGGATACAACATGGGACTCGCCTTTCTCGCAGCCAGCCGGGAAGAGCGGGACCAGCAGCGCTTCAATCAGGAACTCGAACGAAAGTGGGGCCGGATCTCACAAGGGTTGACGATGGCCGCTTGGGCCGCGTTCATGTTCTCCTCTTTCAAGTTCTTGAACGCCCTGGTACTTCACAGAGATGTTGTAGGTACTTTCTTGGATCCCGCCGACTCCGCTGTAACACTGACAATTCTGACGAAGATCATGAAATCAATAACAAGCCTATTTAGGGGGGACGAGTTTAGAACAGCGCTGAGTCTCGCGGCTGGCGGCATCTTTGGCATAGCTCTGCTCTGCTTATTAGGCTACCTGTGTGTCAATTTCGTCACAAGGCGAGTTTTCCTGCGCTTCGCAGCGAAGCAGCCAGTTGTAAGCATCGTTAAAACCTCTCCCTTTATCACAGCAGCTCCGCCGCCTCCACTTGCCTCTACTGCTTTAGGGGGTTCAGGAACTGTAGTTGAAAACCTTCGTTATGCCGGCTTCTGGCAACGCGTATTCGCCGCGTTGCTCGATGGGGCACTACTCTCTTTCTTCTCGTTTATCGTGGTCCTCGTAATCTCGGTCGCGTGGGAGTTTATTGCGACGCCGCCCCTGAAAAACGAGGACACCCTCGGCGGGTTATTTTTCTGCTTCCTTTTTCTCCTCGGCTGGCTCTACCCCGCAATCGCGAGGAGCGGCCCGGCGCGCGGCACCATCGCGGACCTCCTCTTCGGAATAGCCATCCTCAAGCGAAACGGCAGGCGCGCCGGCTTCGGAACGTTCACCGGCCGGTGCTTCGGAAGCCTCATCACCTTCTTCACCTTTTTCATCCAGCCCTTCACCCCGCAGAAGCGCGCCCTCGCCGACATGATCGCGGGCACCATCGTCGTGAGACGCCGCCAACGCTACGTCGATCAGTTCATCGAGAACTCCGGCCGGGTTTCCGCTCGATGA
- a CDS encoding sulfatase family protein → MPIDRRLFLQQLAVVGTSLATSTLHASPRSSSANKPNIVVILSDDVGYGDLSSYGATHVHTPMIDALAASGLRFTNAHSDAATCTPSRYAMLTGSYAWRHDGVQILPGDAKLLVQQDQATIASVLKSAGYTTGLVGKWHIGLGDGKIDWNGEIKPGPCEVGFDDAFFFAATADRVPSVYIHNHRVVNLDPADPIQVSYDQKIGHEPTGKEDPDLLKMHLSEGHDGTIVDGVSRIGFMTGGKSALWKDEDMAATFTNKAVEFIEKNQHRPFLLYFTPSDIHVPRMPAEQFAGKSECGVRCDVIDQLDWSVGRIVETLKRLHLQQDTLIIFTSDNGPVVNDGYDDGSDRKLGEHKPAGPFRGGKYTITEGGTHIPLIANWDGHIKPGTSTALVSQLDLLASFAALTRQAVPPGQAEDSVNVLPALLGRSPVGRQSLVEEAQVLAIVDGTWKLIDRSQRPGLHPGPIPKPKAGAMETKLADDGYPTAELELYDLSVDPHETKNLAKAHPEVVIRLQKELVRIRSGRHS, encoded by the coding sequence ATGCCGATCGACCGACGACTCTTCCTTCAGCAACTTGCGGTCGTGGGCACATCCCTCGCAACGAGCACCCTGCACGCGTCCCCACGTTCATCCTCTGCGAACAAGCCGAACATTGTCGTCATTCTGTCCGACGATGTCGGCTACGGAGATCTGTCGAGCTACGGCGCGACCCACGTTCACACGCCCATGATTGATGCTCTCGCCGCAAGCGGCCTGCGCTTCACCAATGCACACTCGGACGCAGCAACCTGTACGCCATCTCGCTATGCCATGCTGACAGGCAGCTATGCCTGGCGGCACGACGGTGTGCAGATTCTGCCCGGCGACGCCAAACTGCTCGTCCAGCAAGATCAGGCAACGATTGCCTCCGTGCTCAAGTCGGCAGGCTACACCACTGGTCTCGTTGGCAAGTGGCACATCGGCCTTGGCGATGGCAAGATCGATTGGAACGGAGAGATCAAGCCCGGCCCTTGCGAAGTCGGCTTCGACGACGCTTTCTTCTTCGCGGCGACTGCGGACCGAGTGCCATCGGTCTACATCCACAATCACCGCGTGGTAAACCTCGACCCTGCAGACCCCATCCAGGTCTCGTACGACCAGAAGATCGGCCACGAACCGACCGGCAAGGAAGACCCTGACCTGCTGAAGATGCACTTGAGCGAAGGCCACGACGGCACCATCGTCGACGGCGTAAGCCGTATCGGCTTCATGACCGGAGGCAAATCCGCGCTCTGGAAGGACGAAGACATGGCCGCAACCTTCACCAACAAAGCGGTTGAGTTCATCGAGAAGAATCAGCACCGCCCCTTTCTGCTCTACTTCACACCGAGCGACATCCACGTACCCCGCATGCCGGCAGAGCAGTTTGCTGGTAAGAGCGAGTGCGGCGTCCGCTGCGATGTTATCGACCAGTTGGATTGGAGCGTCGGCCGCATCGTCGAGACTCTAAAGCGTCTTCATCTGCAGCAAGACACGCTCATCATCTTTACCTCCGACAACGGCCCTGTGGTGAACGATGGATACGATGACGGCTCGGACCGCAAGCTGGGTGAGCACAAACCAGCAGGACCTTTTCGTGGGGGAAAATACACGATCACTGAGGGCGGCACGCACATTCCTCTGATCGCAAACTGGGACGGTCACATCAAGCCCGGCACATCGACCGCCCTGGTAAGCCAGTTAGATCTATTGGCGAGCTTCGCTGCGTTGACCCGGCAGGCAGTTCCGCCGGGCCAGGCAGAAGACAGTGTCAATGTTCTGCCTGCGTTACTGGGCCGATCCCCGGTAGGTCGGCAGTCGTTGGTTGAGGAGGCGCAGGTCCTCGCGATCGTCGACGGCACGTGGAAGCTGATCGATCGATCGCAACGGCCCGGCCTCCATCCGGGACCGATTCCGAAGCCAAAGGCAGGCGCCATGGAGACCAAGCTCGCGGACGACGGTTACCCGACCGCTGAACTGGAGCTCTACGACCTGAGCGTCGATCCTCACGAAACGAAGAACCTCGCAAAGGCGCATCCGGAGGTCGTCATCCGACTTCAAAAAGAGTTGGTACGTATTCGCTCGGGGCGTCATAGCTGA
- a CDS encoding glycoside hydrolase family 43 protein, which produces MSRYLRFAIFLIAALSCASVKAQTPSNLSQQGWYADPEVHIFAGQYWIYPTSSSPAPDSHDDASFNPLQRKLRSGPIIHPVYLLHTSLDAFSSPDLVHWTRHPRVLDIRNVAWAAYAIWAPTAIHLNGRYYLFFAANDIQKQDTFQGGIGVAVSDQPGGPFIDALGKPLIGAFHNGAQPIDPMVYQDDDGSIYFYYGGQGHCNVARLAPDLKSVIPMNDGSLYKEITPEHYVEGPFMIKRHGVYYFMWSEGDWGDASYGVAYARSASPTGPFERIGKILQTDPAVANGPGHHSVLQIPGTDDWYIVYHRHPLGTTGPNERVMAIDEMHFDAKGNIEPVRMTPNGPAPRSLPPSSHP; this is translated from the coding sequence GTGTCCCGATATCTTCGATTCGCCATCTTCCTCATCGCTGCTCTCTCTTGCGCTTCCGTCAAGGCGCAGACTCCATCGAACCTTTCGCAGCAGGGCTGGTATGCAGATCCTGAGGTGCACATCTTTGCCGGTCAATATTGGATCTACCCTACCTCGTCCAGTCCCGCACCCGACAGTCATGACGATGCATCCTTCAACCCGCTCCAGCGGAAGCTTCGCAGTGGACCCATCATTCACCCGGTCTATCTTCTACATACCTCGCTCGATGCCTTCTCATCGCCGGACCTCGTCCACTGGACCAGGCATCCCCGCGTACTCGACATTCGCAACGTCGCCTGGGCCGCCTATGCGATCTGGGCACCCACGGCCATCCACCTCAATGGCCGCTACTATCTCTTCTTCGCCGCCAACGATATTCAGAAGCAGGACACCTTCCAGGGGGGCATTGGTGTCGCCGTCAGCGACCAGCCCGGAGGTCCCTTCATCGACGCCCTCGGCAAGCCGCTCATCGGCGCATTCCACAACGGCGCGCAGCCCATCGACCCGATGGTCTATCAGGACGACGATGGCTCGATCTACTTCTACTATGGCGGTCAGGGCCACTGCAATGTAGCCAGACTCGCACCTGATCTTAAGAGTGTCATCCCCATGAACGATGGCTCGTTGTACAAGGAGATCACTCCGGAACACTATGTCGAAGGACCGTTCATGATCAAGCGTCACGGCGTCTATTACTTCATGTGGTCCGAGGGCGACTGGGGAGATGCAAGCTACGGCGTTGCATACGCAAGGAGCGCCAGCCCGACCGGACCCTTCGAACGCATCGGTAAGATCCTCCAGACCGATCCCGCTGTCGCCAACGGTCCCGGCCATCACTCCGTGCTGCAGATCCCCGGGACCGATGACTGGTACATCGTCTATCATCGCCACCCTCTCGGCACCACCGGACCCAACGAGCGCGTCATGGCCATCGACGAGATGCATTTCGACGCAAAGGGCAACATCGAACCCGTGCGGATGACGCCCAACGGTCCCGCTCCCCGATCACTGCCACCATCAAGCCATCCTTGA
- a CDS encoding FG-GAP-like repeat-containing protein produces the protein MALQPSPSTIANIPSLERRTYLTTARQSLPLIQQGTGVNVLTVTPKSATVAPGVFTPFAFHLNNGSGTGADASFYVTIGSLNPVTAFQACTIGAEPQPGNDPSNYGIFTNGTSDSIIGSSGTVTIGACTIDLSNSTFTSNGSNATLTLSISFPAGFSGNHPITVSSDNTNFLNMGFVQVSKPSVVYTTTTTLTATPSAITSTQSTTLQASVTSASSTGAGPTPDGSFSFSSGTVNLGTCTIAGGTCSLPVNGSMLQTGTQTITATYTPTVSFTSSSASTNVTVTNLTASTSVALTATPASPAPAGTAITLSATVTSTATSAPVTGSTVKFYDGSVATGTLLGSAALNASGVATITITPAVGDHIFVAQFQGTTALPAKTASQYPFTVAAAGNYETTSLLTYTPTGATYSLTDTVTFYGLSVPGGKVNFNDATAVTKTEGTLVSLTPTTALPTTITTGATNTSTLVSAIGDFNQDGIPDLATTNFGDGTVTVLLGKPTAMPSYKVPAIYPVGKAPYGVVVGDFDQDGIPDLAVSNLASGTVSILLGKANGTFKAQKSYPTGKTALPGTTTPPAAYGLAIADFNKDGILDLVTTNTQEGTISVLLGNGDGSFAAPLTTAVGTDPFLSVVADFNGDGNPDLMVVNSKSNNVSYLTGDGSGNFSAATVTTYATGGTPYAAVVGDFNQDGRPDVAISNLGDPNAPPTTGSVTILLNQAGGGFGTTSYATGIEPTSVVVLDFNGDGKQDLAVANLASNTVGVLTGNGDGTFNPQVSFPSVASPYLLSVGDLNGDGKPDFAVTLFGGANVAIQLGTQTGVYSLTGLTGGAGDQVSATYKPSANDAYKATTSNTVQVSAATPSVTKTPVAKKGVVN, from the coding sequence ATGGCACTGCAGCCTTCACCTAGCACCATTGCAAATATCCCTTCTCTGGAACGCCGCACCTACCTCACCACCGCACGGCAGAGTCTTCCACTCATCCAGCAGGGCACCGGGGTCAACGTGCTCACCGTCACTCCTAAGAGTGCGACCGTAGCACCGGGGGTCTTTACACCGTTTGCGTTTCATCTCAACAACGGGTCCGGCACCGGGGCAGACGCCAGCTTCTACGTCACCATCGGCAGTCTCAATCCAGTCACAGCATTCCAGGCGTGCACGATCGGCGCGGAGCCACAACCGGGGAATGACCCAAGCAACTATGGCATCTTCACAAACGGAACTTCCGACTCAATCATTGGAAGCTCCGGTACGGTGACGATCGGGGCCTGCACGATCGACCTGAGCAACAGCACCTTTACCTCCAACGGGAGCAACGCTACCCTCACGCTGTCCATATCCTTCCCCGCTGGCTTCTCTGGAAATCACCCGATCACCGTCAGCAGCGATAATACGAACTTCTTGAACATGGGCTTTGTCCAGGTCAGCAAGCCCAGTGTTGTTTACACGACAACAACGACACTTACGGCAACTCCCTCCGCTATCACAAGTACACAGTCCACCACGCTGCAGGCTTCGGTCACCTCGGCCTCCAGTACTGGAGCCGGCCCCACCCCCGATGGTTCGTTCTCGTTCTCCTCAGGTACTGTCAACCTCGGCACCTGCACCATTGCCGGTGGCACATGCTCTCTTCCGGTGAATGGCTCCATGCTGCAGACGGGGACGCAGACCATTACGGCCACCTATACCCCAACAGTGTCTTTCACCTCATCCTCCGCGAGCACGAATGTCACAGTGACCAATCTCACTGCGTCCACGTCGGTTGCTCTAACCGCCACTCCTGCGTCGCCAGCCCCCGCTGGCACGGCCATCACCTTAAGTGCGACCGTCACCTCAACCGCAACCTCTGCTCCTGTAACAGGGAGCACGGTCAAGTTCTACGATGGCTCGGTCGCGACAGGCACCCTGCTCGGTTCGGCAGCGCTGAACGCTTCCGGTGTAGCAACGATCACCATCACTCCTGCTGTGGGCGACCATATCTTTGTGGCTCAGTTCCAGGGGACGACGGCCTTGCCTGCTAAGACGGCCTCGCAGTATCCCTTCACCGTCGCTGCTGCAGGCAACTATGAGACGACCAGCCTGCTGACGTATACGCCGACTGGTGCTACCTACAGCTTGACGGATACGGTTACGTTCTATGGCTTGTCGGTACCCGGGGGCAAGGTCAACTTCAACGACGCTACAGCGGTCACCAAGACGGAAGGTACGCTTGTGTCGTTGACTCCCACTACAGCGCTGCCGACGACGATCACGACAGGCGCCACGAACACCAGCACCCTGGTCTCGGCGATCGGGGACTTCAACCAGGACGGCATTCCGGACCTTGCCACCACCAACTTCGGTGACGGCACCGTCACCGTGCTGCTCGGCAAGCCTACCGCGATGCCCTCCTACAAGGTGCCGGCAATCTATCCTGTCGGCAAGGCGCCGTATGGTGTGGTGGTCGGGGACTTCGACCAGGACGGCATTCCGGATCTTGCGGTGAGCAACCTCGCCAGCGGCACGGTCAGCATCCTGCTCGGCAAGGCGAACGGAACCTTCAAGGCCCAGAAGAGCTACCCCACCGGCAAAACTGCTCTCCCTGGCACCACGACGCCGCCTGCAGCGTACGGATTGGCCATCGCAGACTTCAACAAGGACGGGATACTGGACCTGGTCACCACCAACACCCAGGAGGGAACGATCAGCGTCCTGCTCGGCAATGGCGATGGTAGCTTCGCCGCACCGTTGACGACTGCGGTCGGCACAGATCCTTTCCTCTCCGTCGTGGCGGACTTCAACGGCGACGGCAATCCTGACCTGATGGTGGTGAACTCGAAGTCGAACAATGTCTCCTACCTGACCGGGGATGGAAGCGGCAACTTCAGTGCCGCAACCGTCACCACCTACGCGACCGGGGGTACACCGTACGCGGCGGTCGTCGGCGACTTCAACCAGGATGGTCGTCCGGATGTGGCCATCAGCAACCTCGGCGATCCGAACGCTCCTCCCACCACCGGCTCGGTCACCATCCTGCTCAACCAGGCAGGCGGCGGCTTCGGCACCACGAGCTACGCGACCGGTATCGAACCGACCTCGGTCGTGGTGCTGGACTTCAACGGCGACGGCAAACAGGATCTGGCGGTTGCCAATCTTGCCAGCAACACCGTTGGCGTCCTTACCGGCAACGGGGACGGCACCTTCAACCCGCAGGTAAGCTTTCCGTCGGTTGCCTCGCCGTACCTGCTCTCGGTCGGCGATCTGAACGGCGATGGCAAACCGGACTTCGCCGTCACGCTCTTCGGAGGCGCGAACGTCGCCATCCAGCTTGGCACGCAGACCGGGGTCTATAGCCTCACCGGTCTCACTGGTGGCGCTGGCGATCAGGTTTCCGCTACGTACAAGCCATCGGCCAACGATGCGTACAAGGCAACCACGTCCAACACCGTCCAGGTGTCGGCAGCGACACCTTCGGTGACCAAGACACCGGTCGCCAAGAAGGGCGTCGTCAACTGA